The proteins below are encoded in one region of Triticum aestivum cultivar Chinese Spring chromosome 1B, IWGSC CS RefSeq v2.1, whole genome shotgun sequence:
- the LOC123105257 gene encoding histone H2A.2.2-like, whose amino-acid sequence MDAGKLKKVAGKKFGGPRKKSVTRSVKAGLQFPVGRIGRFLKKGRYAQRVGSGAPVYLAAVLEYLAAEVLELAGNAAKDNKKSRIVPRHLLLAIRNDQELGRLLSGVTIAHGGVIPNINPVLLPKKAAEKAEKAGTAAKSPKKATKSPKKATKA is encoded by the exons atGGACGCCGGCAAGCTGAAGAAGGTGGCCGGGAAGAAGTTCGGCGGGCCGAGGAAGAAGTCGGTGACCAGGTCCGTCAAGGCCGGGCTCCAGTTCCCCGTCGGCCGCATCGGTCGCTTCCTCAAGAAGGGCCGCTACGCCCAGCGCGTCGGCTCCGGCGCCCCCGTCTACCTCGCCGCCGTCCTCGAGTACCTCGCAGCCGAG GTGCTGGAGCTGGCCGGGAACGCCGCCAAGGACAACAAGAAGAGCCGCATCGTGCCCAGGCACCTGCTGCTGGCCATCCGCAACGACCAGGAGCTCGGGAGGCTGCTGTCCGGCGTCACCATCGCCCACGGCGGCGTCATCCCCAACATCAACCCGGTGCTGCTCCCCAAGAAGGCCGCCGAGAAGGCTGAGAaggccggcaccgccgccaagtCGCCCAAGAAGGCCACCAAGTCCCCCAAGAAAGCCACCAAGGCGTAG